The following are encoded in a window of Nakamurella sp. A5-74 genomic DNA:
- a CDS encoding iron ABC transporter permease, with amino-acid sequence MSALAGTLERARPPVGLPPSGSRRATGLMVLAALPVAALGLFFLYPVGTLLGRGLLEDGSWQLGAFGEVLGRSRIRQILWFTVWQAAASAGLCLLLGIPGAYVLYRCSFRGRGVVRALVTIPFVLPTVVVGLAFRTLFADDGPLGSWGWDGTVGAILAAHVFLNYVVVVRTVGASWAGLDDREVLAARSLGAGPVRAFATVTLPALMPAVLGAASMVFLFCATSFGIMLVMGGGRYRTLETEIYRQTVVIFDLRTAAVLSVVQIVAVAVLLAITGLLRSRAEATWRTASTLRRGITRGAVPAVLITAVTVLAMVVPIAVLVVRSLRTQTSTGAGWGLDNYRALGTLGADNIMLVPVTTALGNSLRAAVFAAIGALVVGLAVSALLARRPRSTAGRRLLSSVDAVMMLPLGVSAVTVGFGFLIAFDSAPLDWRGQPWLVPVAQGLVAMPLVVRMILPVLRSTDDRLRQAAAVLGSSPLRVWRDVDLPIVSRALAGAAAFAFVIAMGEFGASSFLATPQNPTLPVVIGRLISRPGAANTGTALAAATVLAVTCVLAVLLVESLVRRGDRRNAADHLGGF; translated from the coding sequence ATGTCCGCCCTGGCGGGAACCCTGGAACGGGCGCGGCCGCCGGTCGGCCTTCCCCCGTCCGGTTCCCGACGGGCGACCGGACTGATGGTCCTGGCCGCGCTGCCGGTCGCGGCACTGGGGCTGTTCTTCCTCTATCCGGTGGGCACGCTACTGGGCCGTGGGCTGCTGGAGGACGGATCCTGGCAGCTGGGGGCATTCGGTGAGGTGTTGGGACGCAGCAGGATCCGGCAGATCCTCTGGTTCACGGTGTGGCAGGCGGCAGCCTCCGCCGGGCTGTGTCTGCTGCTCGGAATCCCCGGTGCGTACGTGCTGTACCGCTGTTCGTTCCGCGGCAGGGGAGTGGTGCGCGCCCTGGTCACGATTCCGTTCGTGCTGCCGACCGTGGTGGTGGGATTGGCGTTCCGGACGCTCTTCGCAGACGACGGTCCGCTCGGTTCCTGGGGGTGGGACGGGACCGTCGGCGCCATCCTCGCGGCCCACGTGTTCCTCAACTACGTCGTCGTCGTGCGCACTGTCGGCGCATCCTGGGCGGGTCTGGACGATCGGGAGGTGCTCGCCGCACGCAGCCTGGGGGCCGGACCGGTACGCGCGTTCGCCACGGTGACACTGCCCGCACTGATGCCAGCCGTACTGGGTGCCGCCTCGATGGTGTTCCTGTTCTGCGCCACCAGCTTCGGGATCATGCTGGTGATGGGTGGCGGCCGCTACCGGACCCTGGAGACGGAGATCTACCGGCAGACGGTCGTCATCTTCGACCTGCGGACGGCGGCGGTGCTGTCAGTCGTGCAGATCGTCGCCGTCGCGGTACTGCTGGCGATCACCGGGCTGCTCCGGTCGCGGGCCGAGGCGACCTGGCGGACGGCCTCGACGCTGCGGCGCGGGATCACCAGGGGCGCCGTCCCCGCGGTACTGATCACTGCCGTCACCGTGCTGGCGATGGTGGTGCCGATCGCCGTGCTCGTGGTGCGGTCACTCCGCACGCAGACGAGCACGGGAGCAGGATGGGGGCTGGACAACTACCGGGCCCTCGGCACCCTGGGGGCGGACAACATCATGCTGGTGCCGGTCACCACGGCGCTGGGGAACTCGTTGCGGGCAGCGGTGTTCGCGGCCATCGGCGCCCTCGTGGTCGGCCTCGCGGTGAGTGCACTGCTCGCCCGACGCCCGCGCAGCACGGCGGGGCGACGACTGCTGTCGAGCGTCGATGCGGTGATGATGCTGCCGCTCGGGGTGTCGGCGGTGACGGTCGGCTTCGGGTTCCTGATCGCCTTCGATTCCGCGCCGCTGGACTGGCGGGGTCAACCGTGGCTGGTGCCGGTGGCGCAGGGATTGGTGGCCATGCCCCTGGTGGTCCGGATGATCCTGCCGGTCCTGCGCTCGACCGATGACCGACTGCGACAGGCGGCCGCGGTGCTCGGGTCGTCACCGCTGCGGGTGTGGCGGGACGTCGACCTGCCGATCGTCTCGCGAGCCCTGGCCGGAGCTGCTGCGTTCGCGTTCGTCATCGCGATGGGCGAGTTCGGCGCCAGCAGCTTCCTGGCGACCCCGCAGAATCCGACCCTGCCCGTCGTCATCGGCCGGTTGATCAGCAGGCCCGGCGCGGCGAACACCGGTACTGCGCTGGCTGCGGCGACGGTGCTGGCCGTGACCTGCGTGCTCGCCGTGCTGCTGGTGGAGTCGTTGGTGCGGCGCGGCGACCGACGCAACGCTGCCGACCACCTGGGAGGGTTCTGA
- a CDS encoding ABC transporter ATP-binding protein: protein MLEIDALSVRFGSGAQAVTAVDAVDLTVPDGEVLALLGPSGCGKSTLLRAIAGIERPTAGHICWDGTDLVHTPIHRRRFGLMFQDGALFPHRTVAGNIGYGLPSGGDRPAEIDHLLELVGLPGYGQRRIHELSGGQAQRVALARALAAKPRLLLLDEPLAALDAALRGRMLEVIREVLDTTGTTAVFVTHDQQEAFAVADTVALMRDGRIHQRGAPVDLWRAPLDEWSARFVGYQLILPAAHGIRGLPRGPLALRPSALRVVTPAPSGSAPFGSAPAGTAAVLAGVVSRVRATPDGVVLAVRVGGHLLPAMASELPEIGDEVRLTVDPAGMAPLPTDPGPAQRQPPS, encoded by the coding sequence GTGCTCGAGATCGATGCGCTGAGCGTCCGCTTCGGGTCGGGGGCGCAGGCCGTCACCGCCGTCGACGCCGTGGATCTGACAGTGCCGGACGGCGAGGTGCTGGCCCTGCTGGGTCCGTCGGGCTGCGGCAAATCGACGCTGCTGCGGGCGATCGCCGGAATCGAACGACCCACGGCGGGCCACATCTGCTGGGACGGAACGGATCTCGTGCACACTCCCATCCATCGACGGCGGTTCGGGCTGATGTTCCAGGACGGTGCGCTGTTCCCGCACCGCACGGTGGCCGGCAACATCGGGTACGGCCTGCCGTCGGGGGGCGACCGACCTGCCGAGATCGACCACCTGCTGGAGCTCGTCGGGCTGCCCGGGTACGGGCAGCGCAGGATCCATGAGCTGTCCGGTGGCCAGGCCCAGCGGGTCGCACTGGCCAGGGCGCTGGCGGCGAAGCCGCGGCTGCTGCTGCTGGACGAGCCGCTCGCCGCGCTGGACGCCGCACTGCGCGGCCGGATGCTCGAGGTGATCCGGGAGGTACTCGACACCACCGGGACCACGGCGGTGTTCGTGACCCACGATCAGCAGGAGGCCTTCGCCGTCGCGGACACCGTTGCCCTGATGCGCGACGGCCGGATCCACCAGCGCGGCGCCCCGGTCGATCTCTGGCGCGCACCGCTGGACGAATGGTCGGCCCGGTTCGTCGGCTACCAGCTCATCCTGCCTGCGGCACACGGTATTCGGGGGTTGCCGCGGGGTCCGCTCGCGCTGCGCCCCAGTGCACTGCGGGTGGTCACCCCCGCGCCGTCCGGGTCTGCACCGTTCGGGTCTGCACCGGCCGGGACTGCTGCAGTGCTCGCCGGCGTGGTGAGCCGGGTGCGCGCCACCCCGGACGGCGTGGTGCTCGCTGTCAGGGTCGGCGGCCACCTGCTGCCGGCGATGGCGTCCGAATTGCCCGAGATCGGGGACGAGGTCCGGTTGACGGTCGATCCGGCGGGGATGGCCCCGCTGCCCACCGACCCCGGGCCGGCGCAGCGGCAGCCACCCAGCTGA
- the typA gene encoding translational GTPase TypA — protein sequence MAIRSDLRNVAIVAHVDHGKTTLVDAMLWQSGAFREGSAHTDRVMDSGDLEREKGITILAKNTAVHRTMQTPGAAPGETTEMIINIVDTPGHADFGGEVERALMMVDGVVLLVDASEGPLPQTRFVLRKALQARLPVVLVINKTDRADARIDEVVDETYGLFIDLDADEEQIEFPIVYCASRAGRASMNKPGNGEMPDHENLDPLFDTLLAAIPAPEYTEGAPLQAQVTNIDASPFLGRIGMCRIIEGTITKGQQVAWMKLDGTIERTKITELLITEALDRVPVESARAGDLIAVAGMAEITIGETLADPENPVALEPITVDEPAISMTVGINTSPLAGRDGGKKLTARQVKNRLDQELIGNVSMRVLNTDRPDTWEVQGRGELALAILVEQMRRESFELTIGKPQVVTREIDGKLHEPFERLTVDVPEEYLGAVTQLLAVRKGRMETMTNHGTGWIRLEFHIPSRGLIGFRTEFLTDTRGTGIASTLFDGYGPWTGPMRTRPSGSLVADRAGRATPFAMFALQERGAMFIPPTTEVYEGMIVGENSRSEDMDVNITKEKKLTNMRQSSGDELVHLVPSRALSLEQSLEFCSDDECVEVTPISARIRKLVLNGSERARTRSRAKNQT from the coding sequence ATGGCCATCAGGTCCGATCTTCGCAATGTCGCCATCGTCGCCCACGTCGACCACGGCAAGACGACCCTGGTCGACGCCATGCTGTGGCAGTCGGGCGCTTTCCGTGAGGGCAGCGCGCACACCGACCGGGTGATGGACTCCGGCGACCTGGAGCGCGAGAAGGGCATCACCATTCTCGCCAAGAACACCGCGGTGCACCGCACCATGCAGACGCCCGGCGCTGCGCCGGGCGAGACCACCGAGATGATCATCAACATCGTCGACACCCCGGGCCACGCCGACTTCGGTGGCGAGGTGGAGCGGGCGCTGATGATGGTCGACGGTGTCGTGCTGCTCGTCGACGCCTCCGAGGGCCCGCTGCCGCAAACCCGCTTCGTGCTCCGCAAGGCGCTGCAGGCGCGGCTGCCCGTCGTGCTCGTCATCAACAAGACCGACCGCGCCGATGCCCGGATCGACGAGGTGGTCGACGAGACCTACGGCCTCTTCATCGATCTGGACGCCGACGAGGAGCAGATCGAGTTCCCGATCGTCTACTGCGCCTCCCGCGCCGGCCGCGCCAGCATGAACAAGCCGGGCAACGGCGAGATGCCGGACCACGAGAACCTCGACCCGCTGTTCGACACCCTGCTGGCCGCCATCCCGGCGCCGGAGTACACCGAGGGCGCGCCGCTGCAGGCGCAGGTCACCAACATCGATGCCTCGCCGTTCCTGGGCCGCATCGGCATGTGCCGGATCATCGAAGGCACCATCACCAAGGGCCAGCAGGTGGCCTGGATGAAGCTCGACGGCACGATCGAGCGCACGAAGATCACCGAACTGCTGATCACCGAGGCCCTGGACCGGGTGCCGGTCGAGTCGGCCCGGGCCGGCGACCTCATTGCGGTAGCCGGGATGGCAGAGATCACGATCGGCGAAACCCTCGCGGACCCGGAGAACCCGGTCGCACTCGAGCCGATCACCGTCGACGAGCCGGCCATCTCGATGACCGTCGGCATCAACACCTCGCCGCTGGCCGGCCGCGACGGTGGCAAGAAGCTCACCGCCCGCCAGGTGAAGAACCGCCTCGACCAAGAGCTCATCGGCAACGTCTCGATGCGCGTGCTCAACACCGACCGACCCGACACCTGGGAGGTGCAGGGCCGCGGCGAGCTCGCGCTGGCGATCCTCGTCGAGCAGATGCGCCGGGAGAGCTTCGAGCTCACCATCGGCAAGCCGCAGGTCGTCACCCGCGAGATCGACGGCAAGCTGCACGAGCCCTTCGAGCGACTGACGGTCGACGTGCCCGAGGAGTACCTCGGCGCCGTCACCCAGCTGCTGGCCGTCCGCAAGGGCCGCATGGAGACCATGACGAACCACGGCACCGGCTGGATCCGGTTGGAGTTCCACATCCCCTCCCGCGGCCTGATCGGCTTCCGCACCGAGTTCCTCACCGACACCCGCGGCACCGGCATCGCGTCCACGCTGTTCGACGGCTACGGCCCGTGGACCGGACCGATGCGCACCCGGCCGTCCGGGTCGCTGGTCGCCGACCGCGCCGGCCGGGCCACGCCGTTCGCGATGTTCGCGCTGCAGGAACGCGGTGCCATGTTCATCCCGCCGACCACCGAGGTGTACGAGGGCATGATCGTCGGCGAGAACTCCCGCTCCGAGGACATGGACGTCAACATCACCAAGGAGAAGAAGCTCACCAACATGCGGCAGTCTAGTGGCGACGAGCTCGTCCACCTGGTGCCGTCGCGGGCGCTGAGCCTCGAGCAGAGCCTGGAGTTCTGCTCCGACGACGAGTGCGTCGAGGTCACTCCCATCTCGGCCCGCATCCGCAAGCTGGTGCTCAACGGGAGTGAGCGGGCCAGGACCCGTTCGCGGGCCAAGAACCAGACCTGA
- a CDS encoding ABC transporter substrate-binding protein: MRNSTTQPRGLRAALIAGGLAVVLTTAACGSDAAPGSSGSTPAASTTAASMTESSSTMESSSGMESSSGMESSSGMESSSGMESSSGMESSGTESSSGESSSAGSSSGGTSASVAMTGSAPTALTDAEKTAAKATLVDPASLTVCTSLPYPPFEGDDGTGKVTGFDIDFMDWMSEQLGVTTKVVSIDFSGIKSGQAMASKNCDIAAAAMTINKERQAVIEFSDPYYDASQALMVLKDSPVTDLSGLKGKKLGAQTGTTGLEYANANAAESGYTVVEYQNISDEEQALQTNAIDAAIHDQPALNDYVKQQAGAVQIVKNFNTGEQYGFGAAKGNTALIAVANFVIKQSQSDGKYEASFKKWIDSSAG, encoded by the coding sequence ATGCGGAATTCGACCACCCAGCCCCGCGGCCTGCGGGCCGCACTGATCGCCGGCGGCCTCGCCGTCGTGCTGACCACTGCCGCCTGCGGCAGTGACGCTGCCCCCGGTTCGAGCGGCTCCACCCCGGCGGCCAGCACCACCGCGGCCTCCATGACGGAGTCCAGCAGCACTATGGAGTCCAGCAGCGGTATGGAGTCCAGCAGCGGTATGGAGTCCAGCAGCGGTATGGAGTCCAGCAGCGGTATGGAGTCCAGCAGCGGTATGGAGTCCAGCGGTACGGAGTCCAGCTCCGGCGAGTCGAGCTCCGCGGGATCCAGCAGCGGCGGGACCAGCGCCAGCGTTGCGATGACCGGGTCAGCGCCGACCGCGCTGACGGATGCCGAGAAGACCGCCGCCAAGGCGACGCTGGTCGATCCGGCGTCGCTGACCGTGTGCACCTCGCTGCCGTACCCGCCGTTCGAGGGTGACGACGGCACCGGCAAGGTGACCGGCTTCGACATCGACTTCATGGACTGGATGTCCGAGCAGCTCGGGGTGACCACCAAGGTCGTCTCCATCGACTTCTCCGGCATCAAGTCGGGCCAGGCGATGGCCTCCAAGAACTGCGACATCGCCGCGGCTGCCATGACGATCAACAAGGAGCGTCAGGCGGTCATCGAGTTCTCCGACCCCTACTACGACGCCTCCCAGGCACTGATGGTGCTCAAGGACAGCCCCGTCACCGACCTGTCCGGGCTGAAGGGCAAGAAGTTGGGCGCCCAGACCGGCACGACTGGCCTCGAGTACGCCAACGCCAACGCTGCCGAGTCCGGTTACACCGTCGTTGAATACCAGAACATCTCGGACGAGGAGCAAGCACTGCAGACCAACGCGATCGATGCGGCGATCCACGACCAGCCGGCGCTGAACGACTACGTCAAGCAGCAGGCGGGCGCGGTCCAGATCGTCAAGAACTTCAACACCGGCGAGCAGTACGGTTTCGGTGCCGCGAAGGGCAACACTGCACTGATCGCGGTGGCGAACTTCGTCATCAAGCAGTCGCAGTCGGACGGCAAGTACGAGGCCAGCTTCAAGAAGTGGATCGATTCGAGCGCGGGCTGA
- a CDS encoding (deoxy)nucleoside triphosphate pyrophosphohydrolase, which produces MTSLRVGSLLDVPVSALGHALGEADTFRRAARAAGGRARVLRDGVPIGETALGDASAVLQDRDVVKLSGGARFDSPVPGSTAWTVTTEPDGLPVLRAGHGGILGFEITATAAGALTEVAVTLHGGNVRAAAVRRRVLRFGELLLGIALLIAEQTPIVVAGAVVAERDGRPKLLVAQRGPARSGAGRWELPGGKVELGESEQQALTRELREELALQVTVQHRLVVEVPGLPGGAVLRVHRCATDDEPVLIEHTAVRWLAGDELADVDWLDADRVLVPALQELLRR; this is translated from the coding sequence GTGACAAGCCTTCGTGTCGGATCCCTGCTCGACGTCCCGGTTTCCGCGCTCGGCCACGCCCTCGGCGAGGCGGACACCTTTCGCCGCGCGGCCCGGGCGGCCGGCGGGCGGGCCCGGGTGCTGCGCGACGGTGTCCCGATCGGGGAGACAGCGTTGGGAGACGCCAGTGCCGTGCTCCAGGACAGGGACGTGGTCAAGCTCTCGGGCGGGGCCCGGTTCGACTCACCGGTACCCGGATCCACCGCGTGGACGGTCACCACCGAGCCGGATGGTCTGCCGGTACTGCGGGCCGGGCACGGCGGCATCCTCGGGTTCGAGATCACCGCCACCGCCGCCGGCGCCCTGACGGAGGTGGCGGTGACGCTCCATGGCGGCAACGTCCGAGCCGCTGCGGTCCGTCGTCGGGTGCTCAGGTTCGGCGAGCTGCTGCTCGGAATCGCGCTGCTGATCGCCGAGCAGACCCCGATCGTGGTGGCGGGTGCCGTCGTCGCCGAGCGCGACGGGCGGCCGAAACTGCTGGTGGCGCAACGAGGTCCGGCCAGGTCAGGTGCGGGCCGGTGGGAGCTGCCGGGCGGCAAGGTCGAGCTGGGGGAGTCCGAGCAGCAGGCGCTCACGCGGGAACTGCGGGAGGAACTCGCGCTGCAGGTGACGGTGCAGCACCGGTTGGTGGTGGAAGTGCCGGGGCTGCCGGGCGGCGCGGTGCTCCGCGTCCACCGCTGCGCCACCGACGACGAGCCGGTGCTCATCGAGCACACTGCCGTCCGCTGGCTCGCCGGCGACGAACTGGCCGACGTCGACTGGCTGGATGCCGACCGGGTCCTGGTCCCGGCACTGCAGGAATTGCTGCGCCGCTGA
- a CDS encoding amino acid ABC transporter permease: protein MTESGAGLGGPPSTDARRRGLTRSQSTFVVRSAQYLALIAVIVVIALIGDWSRFNTQFLNLDTVGKTFPRMLKVGLVNTLLFTLAAFVVALVVGLVVALMKISSFWLYRALANIYIEIFRGLPALVVLFLVNFGLPVVFPDSEFVRNFYVKVGLGLGLTAAAYVAETIRGGIQAVPRGQTEAARSLGMSQGRAMATIVLPQAFRIIIPPMTNQLIYLVKDSSLVYALGVTAQQYELTKLGQLFATGGVTGINAGSTPLILSGVFYLVITLPLSQVVAALERRQAKRRF, encoded by the coding sequence ATGACTGAATCCGGTGCGGGTCTCGGTGGTCCGCCCAGCACGGACGCCCGACGTAGGGGACTCACCCGCAGCCAGTCCACGTTCGTCGTGCGTTCGGCGCAGTACCTGGCACTGATTGCCGTGATCGTGGTGATCGCCCTGATCGGCGATTGGTCCCGCTTCAACACCCAGTTCCTCAACCTGGACACGGTGGGGAAGACCTTCCCGCGGATGCTCAAGGTCGGTCTGGTGAACACGCTGCTGTTCACCCTGGCCGCCTTCGTGGTGGCGCTGGTGGTCGGGCTGGTCGTTGCGCTGATGAAGATCAGTTCGTTCTGGCTGTATCGGGCGCTCGCGAACATCTACATCGAGATCTTCCGTGGGCTGCCCGCACTCGTCGTGCTGTTCCTGGTCAACTTCGGGTTGCCCGTCGTGTTCCCGGACTCCGAGTTCGTCCGGAACTTCTACGTGAAGGTCGGTCTCGGGCTGGGGCTGACCGCGGCGGCGTACGTCGCAGAGACGATCAGAGGTGGAATTCAGGCCGTCCCGCGCGGGCAGACGGAGGCGGCCCGGTCACTGGGTATGTCCCAGGGGCGGGCGATGGCGACGATCGTGCTGCCACAGGCCTTCCGGATCATCATCCCGCCGATGACCAACCAGCTCATCTACCTGGTCAAGGATTCGTCCCTGGTCTACGCGCTCGGAGTCACGGCGCAGCAGTACGAGCTGACGAAGCTGGGTCAGCTGTTCGCCACCGGCGGCGTGACCGGTATCAACGCCGGCTCCACCCCGCTGATCCTCAGTGGCGTGTTCTACCTGGTGATCACGTTGCCCCTGTCGCAGGTCGTCGCGGCACTGGAGCGGCGCCAGGCGAAGAGGAGGTTCTGA
- a CDS encoding amino acid ABC transporter ATP-binding protein produces the protein MAIRRGQDIEAGRAGTISVRGLVKKFGEVEVLKQIDLEVGQGEVVCVIGPSGSGKSTLLRCVNLLEQPTAGQIIVNGADVTDVECDIDSVRRSIGMVFQQFNLFPHLTVLDNLTIAQRRVLGRSRSEAEKVAMANLDRVGLAHRDKAFPAQLSGGQQQRVAIARSLSMEPDLMLFDEPTSALDPELVGEVLAVMKGLAKEGMTMMVVTHEMAFARDVADRVVFMDGGYLVEQGTAEQVIGNPQEERTKSFLFRVLNPTAIEEGDAREGTPFGGPPGTYPPAGLDTSLNKSSGR, from the coding sequence ATGGCCATCCGTCGTGGGCAGGACATCGAGGCCGGCAGGGCCGGGACCATCTCGGTGCGGGGATTGGTCAAGAAGTTCGGCGAGGTCGAGGTGCTCAAGCAGATCGACCTCGAGGTCGGTCAGGGCGAGGTGGTCTGCGTCATCGGGCCGTCCGGGTCCGGCAAGTCGACGCTGTTGCGCTGCGTGAACCTGCTGGAGCAACCCACGGCCGGGCAGATCATCGTGAACGGTGCGGACGTCACCGACGTCGAGTGCGACATCGATTCGGTACGCCGCTCGATCGGCATGGTGTTCCAGCAGTTCAACCTGTTCCCGCACCTCACGGTGCTGGACAACCTCACCATCGCGCAGCGACGGGTGCTGGGGCGCAGCAGGTCGGAGGCAGAGAAGGTCGCCATGGCGAACCTCGACCGGGTGGGGCTCGCCCACCGGGACAAGGCCTTCCCGGCCCAGCTGTCCGGTGGCCAGCAGCAACGTGTCGCCATCGCCAGGTCGCTGTCGATGGAACCGGACCTGATGCTCTTCGACGAGCCGACGTCAGCGCTGGATCCGGAGCTGGTGGGCGAGGTTCTCGCGGTGATGAAGGGGCTGGCCAAGGAGGGGATGACGATGATGGTCGTCACCCACGAGATGGCATTCGCCCGCGATGTGGCCGACCGGGTCGTGTTCATGGACGGCGGCTACCTGGTCGAGCAGGGAACCGCGGAACAGGTGATCGGCAACCCGCAGGAGGAGCGCACCAAGAGTTTCTTGTTCAGAGTGCTGAACCCGACGGCGATAGAGGAGGGCGATGCCCGGGAGGGCACACCCTTCGGCGGGCCACCCGGCACGTATCCGCCGGCCGGCCTGGACACGAGCCTGAACAAGTCGTCGGGACGCTAG